Within the Dechloromonas denitrificans genome, the region ATACTTCGTTATTTTCAGAGTATCGCTGTTGGGAATGCGGGTGTTTCGATGTATGCCGGCCTCGCTACAATCTCCGCCTTGAACTGTCTTCTGGCGATATCCCTATGTTCGACCTACTCCTTTCTCCCGAAATCTGGATTGCTTTCTTCACGTTGACCGCGCTGGAACTGGTGCTCGGTATCGACAACATCATTTTCATCTCGATTCTGGTCGACAAGCTGGCCAAGGAGAAACAGGAGCTGGCCCGGCGCCTCGGCCTGTTTCTCGCGATGTTCATGCGTATCGGCCTGCTGCTGGTCCTGTCGTGGATTGTCGGACTGACTGAGCCGGTGTTGACGCTGTTCCACTTTGCCGTCTCCGGGCGCGACCTGATCCTGATTGCCGGCGGCCTGTTCCTGATCTGGAAGAGTACCGGCGAGGTGCACCAGTTGCTCGAGGGCGAGGAGGGCGGCGAGTCGCGCAAGGTGGCGTCGAGCTTCGCCGGCGTCATCGCCCAGATCATCGTCATCGACCTGGTGTTTTCGCTGGACTCGATCATTACCGCCGTCGGCATGGTCAGTCAGGTCGGCGTGATGATTGCCGCAGTGGTCGCCTCGGTCGGTCTGATGATGCTGTTTGCCCGCTCGATCGGCGAATTCGTCACCAATCACCCGACAATCAAGATGCTGGCGCTGTCCTTCCTGGTCGTCGTCGGCGTCGTGCTGATCGCAGACGGCTTCGGCCATCACGTGCCGAAGGGCTACATCTATTTCGCCATGGCTTTCTCGGTCGGTGTCGAAATGCTCAACATCCGCATGCGCAAGAAGGGCATCAAGCCGGTCGATCTGCGCGAGCCGTACGTCCGCGAAACCGAGTCTACCTAAGCTCTCCTGCCTGCCGCGCCGACAGCGCGGCAGGCGACTTGGGTTGGAGCAAGCGCGCGCTGTCGATTGCCTTTGCTGCGACGCGCCTCAAGTCGCTCTGGCCAGCTTGCCGGCCCATTTCTGCCGGTAATGTGCCGG harbors:
- a CDS encoding TerC family protein, whose product is MFDLLLSPEIWIAFFTLTALELVLGIDNIIFISILVDKLAKEKQELARRLGLFLAMFMRIGLLLVLSWIVGLTEPVLTLFHFAVSGRDLILIAGGLFLIWKSTGEVHQLLEGEEGGESRKVASSFAGVIAQIIVIDLVFSLDSIITAVGMVSQVGVMIAAVVASVGLMMLFARSIGEFVTNHPTIKMLALSFLVVVGVVLIADGFGHHVPKGYIYFAMAFSVGVEMLNIRMRKKGIKPVDLREPYVRETEST